From Pusillibacter faecalis, one genomic window encodes:
- the rpsC gene encoding 30S ribosomal protein S3 — MGQKVNPHGLRVGVIKDWDSRWYASEEKVGDLIVEDQKIRKYLKKALYGAGVPKIEIERSSDVVTIFLHCARPGMVIGKGGEQIEQYRLAVEKLIGKKVKLNIVEVRNPDMNAQLVAENIAQQLEKRISHRRAMKNAMARAMRAGAKGIKVCCSGRLGGREIAGVEHYHEGTIPLQTIRADIEYGFAEAATTFGRIGVKVWIYKGEVLSQTLRTTPRTMDTSKPYQERRERRPRRDGDRRGGFGGDRRQGGGFNRDRQGGFNRGGQGRPQGGFNRTTNPSRPAAAAAPAAPAKEGGAQ, encoded by the coding sequence ATGGGACAGAAAGTTAATCCCCACGGCCTGCGTGTGGGCGTCATCAAAGACTGGGATTCCCGTTGGTATGCCAGTGAAGAGAAGGTCGGTGATCTGATCGTCGAGGATCAGAAGATCCGTAAGTACCTGAAAAAGGCCCTGTACGGTGCCGGCGTTCCCAAGATTGAGATCGAGCGCAGCAGCGACGTGGTCACTATTTTCCTGCACTGCGCCCGCCCCGGCATGGTCATCGGCAAGGGCGGCGAGCAGATCGAGCAGTATCGCCTTGCCGTTGAGAAGCTCATCGGCAAGAAGGTGAAGCTGAACATCGTCGAGGTTCGTAACCCCGACATGAACGCCCAGCTGGTGGCGGAGAATATCGCTCAGCAGTTGGAAAAGCGTATCTCTCACCGCCGCGCCATGAAGAATGCCATGGCCCGCGCTATGCGCGCTGGAGCCAAGGGCATCAAGGTCTGCTGCTCCGGCCGTCTGGGCGGACGGGAGATCGCCGGCGTGGAGCACTATCACGAGGGCACCATCCCCCTGCAGACCATCCGCGCCGACATTGAGTACGGCTTCGCAGAGGCTGCCACCACCTTTGGCCGCATCGGCGTGAAGGTGTGGATCTACAAGGGCGAGGTCCTCAGCCAGACCCTGCGCACCACCCCCCGTACGATGGACACCTCCAAGCCCTATCAGGAGCGTCGTGAGCGCCGCCCCCGCCGGGATGGCGACCGTCGCGGTGGCTTTGGCGGTGATCGCCGTCAGGGCGGCGGCTTTAACCGTGACCGTCAGGGTGGTTTCAACCGTGGTGGCCAGGGCCGGCCCCAGGGCGGCTTCAACCGCACCACCAATCCCAGCCGCCCCGCTGCTGCTGCGGCGCCTGCGGCACCTGCTAAGGAAGGAGGAGCCCAGTAA
- the rplV gene encoding 50S ribosomal protein L22 — protein MENKVAKAYLRYVRISPRKVQIVCDLIRGKDAGTAMAILMQTHKSASEPLMKLLKSACANAENNFQMDPSKLVVSEVFATPGPILKRMMPRAQGRAYRINKRTSHVTLAVTEKA, from the coding sequence ATGGAAAATAAAGTTGCAAAAGCCTATCTGCGCTATGTCCGCATCTCTCCCCGGAAGGTCCAGATTGTCTGCGACCTGATCCGCGGCAAGGATGCCGGCACCGCCATGGCGATTCTGATGCAGACCCACAAGTCTGCCTCCGAGCCCCTGATGAAGCTGCTGAAGTCTGCCTGCGCCAACGCGGAGAACAATTTCCAGATGGACCCCAGCAAGCTGGTGGTCTCTGAGGTCTTCGCCACCCCCGGCCCCATCCTCAAGCGGATGATGCCTCGGGCTCAGGGCCGCGCCTATCGCATCAACAAGCGCACGTCTCACGTCACCCTGGCCGTGACGGAGAAGGCATAA
- the rpsS gene encoding 30S ribosomal protein S19: MSRSVKKGPYVAPELLKRVEEMNEKNEKKVLKTWSRSSTIFPAFVGHTIAVHDGRKHVPVYIQEDMVGHKLGEFAPTRTFRGHRKD; the protein is encoded by the coding sequence ATGAGCAGATCTGTAAAAAAAGGCCCGTATGTTGCCCCGGAGCTCCTCAAGCGGGTCGAGGAAATGAACGAGAAGAACGAGAAGAAGGTGCTGAAGACCTGGAGCCGCAGCTCCACCATCTTCCCCGCCTTTGTCGGCCACACCATTGCTGTGCATGACGGCCGCAAGCATGTGCCCGTCTACATCCAGGAGGACATGGTGGGCCACAAGCTGGGCGAGTTCGCGCCCACCCGGACCTTCCGCGGACACCGGAAGGACTGA
- the rplB gene encoding 50S ribosomal protein L2 yields the protein MSIKTFKPTTPSRRQMTVSGFDGIDKKAKPEPSLTEPLKKSSGRNSYGRITVRHRGGGNKRKYRIIDFKRDKMGSATVLRLEYDPNRSANIALIQYEDGEKRYILAPVGLKAGHKIMTGPDADILPGNALPIANIPVGTVIHNIELHPGNGAQLVRSAGTSAQLMAKEGGDAQIRMPSGEVRIVRTNCYATIGQVGNIEHENINIGKAGRKRHMGWRPTVRGSVMNPNDHPHGGGEGRAPVGRPGPVTPWGKPALGYKTRKGKNPTNKFIVKRRNEK from the coding sequence ATGTCTATCAAAACCTTTAAGCCGACGACTCCCTCCAGACGTCAGATGACAGTCTCCGGTTTCGACGGCATCGACAAAAAGGCCAAGCCCGAGCCCAGCCTGACCGAGCCTCTGAAGAAGAGCTCCGGCCGCAACAGCTATGGCCGTATCACCGTCCGCCACCGCGGCGGCGGCAACAAGCGCAAGTACCGCATCATCGACTTCAAGCGCGACAAGATGGGTTCTGCCACCGTGCTGCGCCTGGAGTATGATCCCAACCGCTCTGCCAACATTGCCCTGATCCAGTATGAGGACGGCGAGAAGCGCTATATCCTGGCTCCCGTGGGCCTCAAGGCCGGCCACAAGATTATGACCGGTCCCGACGCCGACATCCTGCCCGGAAACGCCCTGCCCATCGCCAACATCCCCGTGGGCACTGTGATCCACAATATTGAGCTTCATCCCGGCAACGGCGCCCAGCTGGTGCGCTCCGCCGGCACCTCCGCTCAGCTCATGGCGAAGGAAGGCGGCGACGCTCAGATCCGGATGCCCTCCGGCGAGGTCCGCATTGTGCGTACCAACTGCTACGCCACCATTGGTCAGGTGGGCAACATCGAGCACGAGAACATCAACATCGGCAAGGCCGGCCGGAAGCGCCACATGGGTTGGCGTCCCACGGTCCGCGGCTCTGTCATGAACCCCAACGACCACCCCCACGGCGGCGGCGAGGGCCGCGCGCCTGTCGGCCGTCCCGGTCCTGTGACACCCTGGGGCAAGCCCGCTCTGGGCTACAAGACCCGCAAGGGCAAGAACCCCACCAATAAGTTTATCGTCAAGCGCCGCAACGAGAAGTAA
- the rplW gene encoding 50S ribosomal protein L23 has translation MATAYDIIIRPIITERAMSGAADKKYVFEVAKDAGKVEIKKAVEEIFGVKVASVNTMNVPGKQKRMGAGRPGMTRGWKKAYVQLAADSKTIEFFEGMV, from the coding sequence ATGGCTACCGCATACGACATCATCATCCGTCCTATCATCACTGAGCGTGCGATGTCCGGCGCTGCCGACAAGAAGTACGTGTTTGAGGTTGCCAAGGACGCAGGCAAGGTTGAAATCAAAAAGGCTGTTGAGGAGATTTTCGGCGTGAAGGTCGCCTCCGTCAACACCATGAACGTGCCCGGCAAGCAAAAGCGCATGGGCGCCGGCCGCCCCGGCATGACCCGGGGCTGGAAGAAGGCCTATGTCCAGCTGGCCGCTGACTCCAAGACCATCGAATTCTTTGAAGGCATGGTCTGA
- the rplD gene encoding 50S ribosomal protein L4 codes for MSSIKVLNMAGAEVGTVELSDAIFGIEPNSVVVHEVVKNHLANRRQGTQSALTRAEVSGGGKKPWRQKGTGHARQGSTRAPQWTHGGIVFAPKPRDYSYVLNKKVKRLALKSVLSAKAAEGKLVVIDTIKLDAIKTADFRKFLDAVKVDGKALVVTPAVDTVIVKSARNIPGVLTTPAVQLNVYDIINAQYLVVDQAALAKIEEVYA; via the coding sequence ATGTCTTCTATCAAAGTTTTGAACATGGCCGGCGCAGAAGTCGGTACCGTGGAACTCAGCGACGCTATCTTCGGCATCGAGCCCAACTCCGTCGTTGTGCATGAGGTTGTTAAAAATCACCTCGCAAACCGCAGACAGGGCACCCAGAGCGCTCTAACCCGCGCCGAGGTCTCCGGCGGCGGCAAGAAGCCCTGGCGTCAGAAGGGCACCGGCCACGCCCGTCAGGGTTCTACCCGGGCTCCCCAGTGGACCCACGGCGGTATCGTTTTTGCCCCCAAGCCCCGGGATTACAGCTATGTGCTGAACAAGAAGGTCAAGCGTTTGGCGCTTAAGTCCGTCCTCTCCGCCAAGGCGGCCGAGGGTAAGCTGGTGGTGATCGACACCATCAAGCTGGACGCCATCAAGACCGCTGACTTCCGTAAGTTCCTGGACGCCGTCAAGGTGGATGGCAAGGCCCTGGTTGTGACCCCCGCCGTTGACACGGTCATCGTCAAGAGCGCCCGGAACATTCCCGGCGTGCTGACCACCCCCGCTGTGCAGCTGAATGTCTATGACATCATCAACGCCCAGTACCTGGTTGTGGATCAGGCCGCCCTCGCCAAAATCGAGGAGGTGTACGCGTAA
- the rplC gene encoding 50S ribosomal protein L3, translated as MKAIIGKKVGMSQIFDENGHVIPVTVIEAGPCVVVQKKAAEKEGYEAVQLGFEDVAERKLTKPEMGHLNKAGVSPKKHLREFNLENAAELNIGDLVKADTFKAGDFVDVTGVSKGHGYQGVVKRHGAAVKRNTHGGGPVHRHQGSLGAGTTPGRIMKGRDGAGHMGVEQVTVQNLEIVKVDPELNMLVVCGAIPGPKGGLVTIKSTVKVHKVKQAGADISKNPQKASGRNPQKASARNK; from the coding sequence ATGAAAGCGATCATCGGCAAAAAAGTGGGCATGTCCCAGATTTTTGACGAGAACGGCCATGTGATCCCCGTCACAGTCATCGAGGCGGGTCCCTGCGTGGTCGTGCAGAAGAAAGCCGCTGAAAAAGAGGGCTATGAGGCCGTTCAGCTGGGCTTCGAGGATGTGGCCGAGCGCAAGCTCACCAAGCCTGAGATGGGCCACCTGAACAAGGCCGGCGTTTCCCCGAAGAAGCACCTGCGGGAGTTCAACCTGGAAAATGCCGCCGAGCTGAATATCGGCGACCTGGTCAAGGCTGACACTTTCAAGGCCGGCGACTTTGTGGATGTGACCGGTGTGAGCAAGGGCCACGGCTACCAGGGCGTTGTCAAGCGCCACGGCGCCGCGGTGAAGCGCAACACCCACGGCGGCGGCCCCGTCCACCGCCATCAGGGTTCCCTGGGCGCGGGCACGACTCCCGGCCGCATTATGAAGGGGCGCGATGGCGCGGGTCACATGGGCGTTGAGCAGGTGACTGTGCAGAACCTGGAGATTGTCAAGGTGGACCCCGAGCTGAACATGCTGGTGGTCTGCGGCGCGATTCCCGGCCCCAAGGGCGGTCTTGTGACCATCAAGAGCACTGTCAAGGTCCACAAGGTCAAGCAGGCTGGCGCCGACATCAGCAAGAACCCGCAGAAGGCCTCCGGCCGCAACCCGCAGAAGGCCTCCGCCAGAAACAAGTAA
- the rpsJ gene encoding 30S ribosomal protein S10 yields the protein MAQKEMIRIRLKAYDHQVIDQSAEKIVETAKRTGAEVSGPIPLPTKKEVVTILRAVHKYKDSREQFERRTHKRLIDITKSSPKTVEALMALELPAGVEIEIKL from the coding sequence ATGGCACAAAAAGAAATGATCCGCATCCGGCTGAAGGCCTACGATCACCAGGTCATTGACCAGAGCGCAGAGAAGATCGTCGAGACTGCTAAGCGCACCGGCGCTGAGGTCTCCGGCCCCATCCCTCTGCCCACCAAGAAGGAGGTTGTCACCATCCTGCGGGCCGTCCATAAGTATAAGGACAGCCGTGAGCAGTTTGAGCGCCGTACCCACAAGCGCCTCATCGACATCACCAAGTCCTCTCCCAAGACTGTGGAGGCACTGATGGCCCTGGAGCTGCCCGCTGGTGTGGAGATCGAGATCAAGCTGTGA
- a CDS encoding S-layer homology domain-containing protein, which yields MRKSTWRARLSGVLAAVFLVGLLPTVTLAADNDPITRAGLAEKIYTNDSLKMLIVDDTTEAGFNDIDNCTEDQKNAINALANAGIISGTSADTFSPSKTVTRAEVAVVLWRATGCKSNETASTVVFDDVHIGDWYAPAIQALSAAGIITGTQDEKFNPTETITEQQVSTLISRYASSGMNRWQTGTTRLEMLMETYEKYKDSPVLQAKAEAGSEIDYADISDCTPEQKTAIQFFTKAGIVQGYNETPAAFHPYAAASSVQIAVFLMNCARASGAASRSVTSLSNLMPLAASDTATQAFDFLEAQGLTISDGVKDNPNAPGLTTNLSAWADAVAPEKPTFSPASQAFTGTLSAIISAGEHTGSDGTKIYYTTDGTGPTTSGTLYNGAISITATTTIKAIAVKNNLVSEEASATYTLQGSTVVLTPDPTPDMGDSSGDSEPSYAPSINTGRGGTVRTSPRTPSAGDTVILTVTPNPGYELSELIVTSRSGAVEVTDNGDGTHTYQQPAGRVTITVRFREEAGPRPFADVPEDYWANDAIRWAMESGYMSGTLESIFTPEGAVTRQQVWMILARFSGSSPADMAQAAAWATESGISDGTTPGGAVSRQQLAAMLYRYAQNQGQGFTGAWTFPLDYPDAEAVSEYAYEPLCWMTMNGIITGTTQGMLNPRDGATRAQFAVMLQRFAQALG from the coding sequence ATGAGAAAGTCAACATGGAGAGCGCGCCTAAGCGGTGTGCTGGCGGCGGTATTTTTAGTGGGACTGCTGCCCACAGTGACTTTAGCCGCAGATAACGATCCAATTACCCGGGCTGGGCTGGCGGAGAAGATTTATACAAATGATTCGCTCAAAATGCTGATTGTTGACGACACAACTGAGGCTGGGTTTAACGATATTGACAACTGTACTGAGGATCAAAAAAATGCTATCAATGCTCTGGCCAACGCCGGAATTATCAGCGGCACCTCCGCTGATACATTCAGCCCGAGTAAAACAGTAACCCGTGCCGAGGTGGCGGTGGTTCTTTGGCGAGCCACCGGATGCAAGAGCAACGAAACTGCGTCAACGGTTGTTTTTGATGATGTGCATATTGGCGACTGGTATGCCCCTGCCATCCAAGCCCTTTCCGCCGCAGGGATTATCACCGGAACGCAGGACGAGAAGTTTAACCCTACCGAAACGATTACAGAACAACAAGTATCTACCCTTATAAGTAGATATGCCAGCAGCGGAATGAATCGTTGGCAGACGGGTACTACCCGGTTGGAAATGCTCATGGAAACCTATGAAAAGTATAAAGACAGCCCTGTCCTGCAAGCAAAAGCTGAAGCTGGCTCAGAAATAGATTATGCAGACATCAGTGACTGTACGCCGGAGCAGAAAACGGCAATTCAATTTTTTACAAAAGCTGGTATTGTACAAGGTTACAATGAAACGCCAGCCGCATTTCATCCCTATGCCGCCGCATCTAGTGTGCAGATTGCGGTATTCCTTATGAACTGTGCCCGAGCGAGCGGAGCAGCAAGCAGGAGTGTAACGTCTCTATCCAATTTGATGCCCTTGGCGGCTAGCGACACCGCCACTCAGGCGTTTGATTTTCTGGAGGCGCAGGGGCTTACCATCAGTGATGGTGTTAAAGATAACCCCAATGCCCCGGGCCTTACAACAAATCTTTCAGCGTGGGCAGATGCCGTTGCTCCCGAGAAACCTACATTCAGTCCTGCAAGCCAGGCCTTTACAGGCACCCTGTCTGCCATCATCAGCGCAGGCGAACATACGGGAAGTGACGGTACAAAAATCTACTATACCACTGACGGAACCGGACCGACTACATCCGGCACCCTGTACAATGGCGCAATTTCGATTACGGCAACCACCACCATAAAAGCCATCGCTGTTAAAAATAATCTCGTCAGTGAGGAGGCCTCCGCCACCTACACGCTGCAAGGCAGCACTGTTGTGCTGACGCCGGACCCCACCCCGGACATGGGCGACAGCTCTGGTGACAGCGAACCCAGCTACGCCCCCAGCATCAACACGGGTAGAGGCGGTACTGTAAGGACCTCTCCCCGAACCCCCTCTGCGGGAGACACAGTGATACTCACCGTCACCCCCAACCCCGGCTATGAGCTCTCAGAGCTCATCGTCACCAGCCGTTCCGGTGCGGTGGAGGTAACTGACAACGGCGACGGTACCCATACGTACCAGCAGCCTGCGGGCCGGGTCACCATCACCGTCCGATTCCGGGAGGAGGCGGGGCCCCGGCCTTTTGCCGACGTGCCGGAGGACTACTGGGCAAATGACGCGATCCGCTGGGCCATGGAGAGCGGCTACATGAGCGGTACCTTGGAAAGTATCTTCACCCCGGAGGGGGCAGTGACCCGGCAGCAGGTATGGATGATACTGGCACGGTTCTCTGGCAGCAGTCCGGCGGATATGGCTCAGGCGGCGGCCTGGGCAACGGAAAGCGGGATTTCCGACGGCACGACCCCCGGCGGCGCGGTGAGCCGCCAGCAGCTGGCTGCCATGCTTTACCGCTATGCCCAGAATCAGGGCCAGGGATTTACTGGCGCGTGGACCTTCCCCCTGGACTACCCGGATGCGGAGGCGGTCAGCGAATACGCCTATGAGCCCCTCTGCTGGATGACCATGAACGGGATAATCACCGGCACCACCCAGGGTATGCTGAATCCCCGGGACGGAGCCACTCGGGCTCAGTTCGCGGTGATGCTCCAGCGATTTGCCCAGGCGCTTGGCTGA
- the proS gene encoding proline--tRNA ligase, which produces MAQDKRQVDAITPRDVDFAQWYTDVCKKAELIDYTSVKGMFIYRPYGYAIWENIQRILDDEFKKTGHENVYLPVLIPESLLQKEKDHVEGFAPECAWVTMGGSEKLEDRLCIRPTSETLFCEHYANIIHSWRDLPKLYNQWCSVLRWEKTSRPFLRHREFLWQEGHTMHATEADAREETMRMLNVYADFMENVLAMPVIRGRKTEKEKFNGAEETYTVECMMHDHKALQAGTSHYFGDGFAKAFDITFAGKDNQPHHPHQTSWGVSTRMIGGIIMTHGDDNGLVLPPRVAPIQAIVIPVAQHKAGVLDAAASLRDRLQAAGVRTKMDESDNSPGWKYAEYEMKGVPLRVEIGPKDMEKEQCVIARRDTGEKVFVPLAELEETVKKLLDAVHDNMYAMALKNREENTFDITSPAEAKAVTSGKGGFLRSKWCGSLACELAMKEQAGVSSRCMPLEQSGTEGVCPVCGKKCTTDIYWGVAY; this is translated from the coding sequence ATGGCACAGGATAAGAGACAGGTGGACGCCATCACCCCCCGGGACGTGGACTTCGCCCAGTGGTATACAGACGTGTGCAAGAAGGCGGAGCTGATCGACTACACCTCCGTCAAGGGGATGTTTATCTATCGTCCCTATGGCTACGCCATTTGGGAGAATATCCAGCGGATTCTGGATGACGAGTTCAAAAAGACCGGGCACGAGAATGTATATCTGCCGGTGCTGATCCCGGAGAGCCTCCTGCAAAAGGAGAAGGACCATGTGGAGGGCTTCGCCCCGGAATGCGCTTGGGTGACTATGGGCGGCAGCGAGAAACTGGAGGACCGCCTTTGCATCCGCCCCACCTCGGAGACTCTGTTCTGCGAGCACTACGCCAACATCATCCACTCCTGGCGGGACCTGCCCAAGCTGTATAACCAGTGGTGCAGCGTGCTGCGGTGGGAGAAGACTTCCCGCCCCTTCCTGCGCCACCGGGAGTTTTTGTGGCAGGAGGGCCACACCATGCACGCCACTGAGGCTGACGCACGGGAAGAGACGATGCGGATGCTGAACGTCTATGCAGACTTCATGGAAAATGTGCTGGCCATGCCGGTGATCCGGGGCCGCAAGACAGAGAAAGAGAAGTTCAACGGCGCCGAGGAGACCTACACCGTGGAGTGCATGATGCATGACCACAAGGCCCTCCAGGCCGGCACCAGCCACTATTTCGGAGACGGTTTTGCCAAAGCCTTTGACATCACCTTTGCCGGTAAGGACAACCAGCCCCACCACCCCCACCAGACCAGCTGGGGGGTTAGCACCCGGATGATCGGCGGCATCATCATGACCCACGGCGATGACAACGGCCTGGTACTGCCTCCCCGGGTGGCGCCCATCCAGGCCATCGTGATCCCTGTGGCACAACACAAGGCCGGCGTTTTGGACGCGGCCGCATCCCTGCGGGACCGCTTACAGGCGGCGGGCGTCCGGACCAAGATGGATGAGTCCGACAACTCCCCCGGCTGGAAGTATGCGGAGTATGAGATGAAGGGCGTGCCCCTGCGGGTGGAGATCGGCCCCAAGGACATGGAGAAGGAGCAGTGCGTCATCGCCCGGCGGGACACCGGCGAGAAGGTATTCGTCCCCTTGGCGGAGCTGGAGGAGACGGTGAAGAAACTCCTAGACGCGGTCCATGACAACATGTACGCCATGGCCCTGAAAAACCGGGAGGAGAACACCTTTGACATCACCTCTCCCGCCGAGGCCAAGGCGGTGACCAGCGGCAAGGGCGGCTTCCTCCGCTCCAAGTGGTGCGGCTCTTTGGCGTGCGAGCTGGCCATGAAGGAGCAGGCTGGCGTTAGCTCCCGGTGCATGCCGCTGGAGCAGAGCGGCACCGAGGGCGTGTGCCCGGTGTGCGGTAAGAAGTGCACCACAGATATTTACTGGGGCGTGGCTTATTGA
- a CDS encoding arginase family protein, with translation MKTIRLLYPDHVSGGLDTYYFGANLLQYILPQNPNQPVVKVDIIPPNSKEKTVTNGIYAEEEVLSGIRDAQEKISKQTPDRIITIGGNCMVSLAPFDYLHGKYKNVGIIWIDAHPDVSTLNDGYPNAHAMVLGSLLGHGAAQLTKEIKNSLFKPDEIFYIGLQPLHAYQEKYLNDMGVKYKVQDQTFVSSSEIKSFIGRFDHILIHFDIDVLDEHFFHSTYFANSELVGDGAGGGKMTIEKLSEILRLITENTDVVGFTVAEYLPFDEHRLHKMFAEINLFID, from the coding sequence ATGAAAACAATTAGGCTTTTATATCCTGACCATGTTAGCGGTGGGCTTGATACATATTATTTTGGCGCCAATCTACTGCAATATATATTACCTCAGAATCCGAATCAACCCGTTGTGAAAGTGGATATTATCCCACCTAACAGCAAAGAGAAAACTGTTACAAATGGAATATACGCTGAGGAAGAAGTTTTGTCAGGAATCAGAGACGCACAGGAAAAGATCTCTAAACAAACCCCCGATAGGATCATCACCATTGGAGGTAACTGTATGGTGTCTCTTGCACCATTTGATTACCTGCATGGCAAATACAAAAACGTCGGTATTATCTGGATTGATGCACATCCAGATGTATCAACTTTGAATGATGGATATCCGAATGCTCATGCAATGGTGCTTGGTAGTCTTTTAGGTCATGGAGCTGCACAACTGACGAAAGAAATCAAGAATTCCCTATTCAAGCCAGATGAGATTTTCTATATCGGACTTCAACCGCTCCATGCTTATCAAGAAAAATACCTGAATGATATGGGTGTGAAGTACAAGGTGCAGGATCAGACATTTGTGTCCAGCTCAGAAATCAAGTCTTTTATAGGTCGATTTGACCATATTCTCATACATTTTGATATAGATGTATTAGATGAACATTTTTTCCACTCGACCTATTTTGCAAACTCGGAATTAGTTGGCGATGGAGCTGGCGGTGGGAAGATGACGATCGAGAAGTTGTCGGAAATACTGCGTTTGATTACGGAAAATACGGATGTTGTTGGTTTCACAGTAGCTGAGTATCTTCCATTTGATGAACACAGACTGCATAAGATGTTCGCTGAAATCAATCTGTTCATCGACTGA
- a CDS encoding M48 family metallopeptidase, translated as MEQYELIRSQRRTLSLEITPECRVLVRAPARLPREAIDDFVLRHADWISRHLKRQRRRQLSVPPPPTPEEIASLKEKALEVLPGKVAHWSQLMGVTPAGIKITAARKRYGSCSGKNSLCFSCFLMRCPEEAVDLVVVHELCHILEKNHGPRFYALLERVLPDYRERKKLLQ; from the coding sequence ATGGAACAGTATGAACTCATTCGCTCCCAGCGCAGGACCTTGTCCCTGGAGATCACACCAGAGTGCCGTGTGCTGGTCCGGGCCCCGGCGCGGCTGCCCCGGGAGGCCATCGACGACTTTGTTCTCCGCCACGCGGACTGGATTTCCAGACATCTGAAGCGTCAGCGCCGGCGGCAGCTCTCCGTGCCGCCTCCGCCCACACCGGAGGAAATCGCCTCCCTCAAGGAAAAGGCCCTGGAAGTTCTGCCTGGTAAGGTGGCTCACTGGAGCCAATTGATGGGGGTAACTCCCGCCGGCATCAAAATCACCGCCGCCCGAAAGCGGTACGGCAGCTGCAGCGGAAAAAACAGCCTGTGCTTTTCCTGCTTCCTGATGCGCTGTCCGGAGGAGGCCGTGGACCTGGTGGTGGTCCACGAGCTGTGCCACATCCTGGAAAAAAATCACGGTCCCCGCTTTTACGCGCTGTTAGAGCGGGTGCTTCCGGACTACCGAGAGCGGAAGAAACTGCTGCAATAA
- a CDS encoding IMP cyclohydrolase has protein sequence METQLLPALLRANPYPGRGILLGRSADGQSAVAAYFIMGRSENSRNRVFVETEDGIRTQAHDPSRMTDPSLIIYHPVRQVGRGLVVTNGDQTDTIRDYLLAGRTFAEALRSREFEPDAPNYTPRISGLLSPDGSFQLSILKSADGDPSCCLRHFYLYDNPLPGEGRFLHTYQGDGTPLPSFEGEPVRTALTFPDPESLADELWEALHPENKVALFVRYIRLEDGTYQQVLRNKY, from the coding sequence ATGGAAACACAACTTCTCCCCGCCCTGCTGCGGGCCAATCCCTACCCCGGCCGGGGCATTCTCCTGGGCCGAAGTGCCGACGGTCAGAGCGCCGTGGCGGCCTATTTCATCATGGGCCGAAGCGAAAACTCCAGAAACCGGGTTTTCGTGGAGACAGAGGACGGCATCCGTACCCAGGCTCACGACCCCTCCAGGATGACAGACCCCAGTCTGATCATCTACCATCCCGTCCGGCAGGTGGGTCGGGGGCTGGTGGTCACAAACGGTGATCAAACCGACACGATCCGGGACTATCTCCTGGCGGGCCGCACCTTTGCCGAGGCCCTGCGCAGCCGGGAGTTTGAACCAGACGCACCCAACTATACGCCCCGAATCTCCGGTCTTCTCTCCCCGGACGGCAGTTTTCAGCTCTCCATCCTGAAAAGTGCCGATGGGGACCCCAGCTGCTGCCTGCGCCACTTCTATCTCTATGACAATCCCCTTCCCGGCGAGGGCCGCTTCCTCCACACCTATCAGGGGGACGGCACTCCCCTGCCCTCCTTTGAGGGCGAGCCGGTGCGCACGGCTCTGACGTTCCCGGACCCGGAGTCCCTGGCCGATGAGCTGTGGGAGGCTTTGCATCCAGAGAACAAGGTCGCGCTGTTCGTGCGGTATATTCGCCTGGAAGATGGTACATACCAACAGGTCCTGCGCAACAAATATTAA
- a CDS encoding zinc ribbon domain-containing protein encodes MAFFDDLTRKAKDVAAVAADKAKDAAELTKITVAIAGEQREIDKNYRTIGEWFVNEYEGEIPAAVRDLVEAVVASKAKIAELEAAKAANRETEPVTAAESAEKTCPICGARSDSKFCPQCGAPMGE; translated from the coding sequence ATGGCTTTTTTTGATGACTTGACCAGGAAGGCAAAGGACGTGGCAGCTGTGGCTGCAGATAAGGCCAAGGATGCCGCGGAGCTGACGAAGATCACGGTTGCTATTGCCGGTGAACAGCGGGAGATTGATAAGAATTACCGCACCATCGGTGAATGGTTTGTCAATGAATACGAGGGTGAGATTCCCGCCGCTGTTCGGGATCTGGTAGAGGCGGTGGTTGCTTCCAAGGCCAAAATTGCCGAACTGGAGGCCGCGAAAGCCGCCAATAGGGAGACAGAGCCTGTGACAGCCGCGGAGAGCGCGGAGAAGACCTGCCCGATCTGCGGAGCCAGGTCTGATAGTAAATTCTGCCCCCAATGCGGCGCCCCAATGGGGGAGTAA